The following are from one region of the Jatrophihabitans telluris genome:
- a CDS encoding MFS transporter has translation MSDTPPDTDQLPATDPAAHPATDPAADPATDPVAGVRGGYRQALAVREFQVVSAARLVSILGDSAAYLAVTVLVFQRTGSALLASTTFAISFVPYLFGGTLLAALTDRLPPRRLIVGTDLLAGGLVLLLAWPGAPIALIFLILFAVGTMAPVRGGCIDSLVVVLLPADSYVAGRSVQRIIAQGAQLVGIAAGGALIAPLGPRGALLADVGSFVLSAVIVRAGLAHRPCAPSEGRRGVVSDSLAGVRRVWAEPAVRRLLLLGWTVPFVAVAPEALAAPAVSGLGRTAGWVGLWLAAIPVGMIVGDLVVVLVLPRRLQLRLTWPLALALPAVLAAFWLEPGFWPAMALLLASGATSAYGLGVDRMLRDVTPETLRGRTFALNGTGLMVCQGTGFVAAGAVGEVLRPGPAVGLIAAVGLVAVLLLPLPDVPPASDSHG, from the coding sequence GTGAGCGACACCCCACCGGACACCGACCAGCTGCCGGCCACAGACCCGGCCGCACACCCGGCCACAGACCCGGCCGCAGACCCGGCCACAGACCCGGTCGCGGGCGTGCGCGGCGGCTACCGCCAGGCGTTGGCCGTGCGCGAGTTCCAGGTGGTCAGCGCCGCCCGCCTGGTCTCGATCCTCGGCGACAGCGCCGCCTACCTCGCGGTGACGGTTCTGGTCTTCCAGCGCACCGGATCCGCCCTGCTCGCCTCGACGACGTTCGCCATCTCCTTCGTGCCCTACCTCTTCGGCGGCACGCTGCTGGCCGCGCTGACCGACCGGCTGCCCCCACGTCGCCTGATCGTCGGGACGGACCTGCTGGCCGGCGGCCTGGTCCTGCTACTGGCCTGGCCGGGAGCACCCATCGCACTGATCTTCCTGATCCTGTTCGCGGTCGGGACGATGGCGCCGGTGCGCGGTGGTTGCATCGACTCGCTCGTGGTCGTGCTGCTGCCGGCCGACAGCTACGTCGCCGGACGTTCGGTGCAACGGATCATCGCTCAGGGCGCGCAGCTGGTGGGCATCGCCGCCGGAGGTGCGCTCATCGCCCCCCTCGGGCCCCGGGGCGCACTACTGGCCGACGTGGGCAGCTTCGTGTTGTCGGCGGTGATTGTGCGGGCCGGCCTGGCCCATCGTCCCTGCGCACCGAGCGAGGGCCGCCGAGGCGTGGTGAGCGATTCGCTGGCCGGGGTCCGCCGGGTCTGGGCCGAGCCGGCCGTGCGTCGGTTGCTGCTGCTGGGGTGGACGGTTCCGTTCGTGGCGGTCGCCCCCGAAGCGTTGGCCGCGCCGGCGGTGAGCGGGCTGGGCCGCACGGCCGGCTGGGTCGGCCTCTGGCTGGCCGCCATTCCCGTCGGGATGATCGTCGGTGACCTGGTCGTGGTCCTCGTCCTGCCGCGGCGACTGCAGTTGCGCCTGACCTGGCCACTCGCTCTCGCGCTCCCGGCGGTGCTGGCGGCCTTCTGGCTCGAGCCGGGCTTCTGGCCGGCGATGGCCCTGCTGCTGGCTTCCGGGGCGACGTCCGCCTATGGCCTGGGCGTGGACCGGATGCTGCGCGATGTCACGCCGGAGACACTGCGGGGCCGCACGTTCGCCCTCAACGGGACGGGGCTGATGGTGTGTCAGGGCACCGGTTTCGTGGCGGCGGGCGCTGTCGGCGAGGTCCTTCGCCCCGGACCGGCCGTCGGCCTGATCGCGGCCGTCGGGCTCGTCGCCGTGCTGTTGCTGCCGCTGCCTGACGTCCCGCCTGCCTCCGACAGCCACGGCTGA
- a CDS encoding NAD(P)/FAD-dependent oxidoreductase, whose product MPYAASWSASAPIPFWLDTEDRPAPRPTLATDTSADLAVVGGGFSGLWTALLAKEADPDRDVILLEGSRLAWAATGRNGGFCAASLTHGEANGRDRFPNEYSRLDELGRQNLQEIGDTVARYGIDCAFERTGELNVATAPYQVAELRAGDGEFLDTAAVRAEVDSPTYLAGSWNRDTTAMLDPARLAWGLARAAEELGVRIVENTPVQGIRRSSGRPGDALALITGGSDAGSGARTVTARRVALGTNAFTPLLRRIRLHTVPVYDYVLVTEPLSSEQLAAIGWRNRQGIGDSANQFHYYRLTRDNRILWGGYDAVYYFGRRIAARYDERPATFALLAEQFFQTFPQLEGLRFTHRWGGAIDTSTRFCGFFGTGYGGRLAYALGYTGLGVGASRFGANVMLDLLDDRPSERRELELVRTKPLPFPPEPLAYAGIQATRWSLAAADRHEGRRNLWLRALDRAGLGFDS is encoded by the coding sequence GTGCCTTATGCCGCGTCGTGGTCCGCAAGCGCGCCCATCCCGTTCTGGCTCGACACCGAGGACCGCCCGGCGCCCCGTCCGACGCTCGCCACCGACACCTCCGCGGACCTGGCCGTGGTCGGCGGCGGCTTCTCCGGACTCTGGACCGCGCTGCTGGCCAAGGAGGCTGACCCGGACCGCGACGTCATCCTTCTCGAGGGCAGCCGGCTGGCGTGGGCGGCGACCGGACGCAACGGCGGCTTCTGCGCCGCCAGCCTGACCCATGGCGAGGCCAACGGACGCGACCGCTTTCCGAACGAGTACTCGCGACTGGACGAGCTCGGCCGGCAGAACCTGCAGGAGATCGGCGACACGGTGGCCCGCTACGGCATCGACTGCGCCTTCGAGCGCACCGGCGAACTGAACGTCGCCACCGCGCCCTACCAGGTCGCCGAACTGCGAGCCGGTGACGGCGAGTTTCTCGACACCGCCGCGGTGCGGGCGGAGGTGGATTCGCCCACCTACCTCGCCGGCTCCTGGAACCGCGACACGACCGCGATGCTGGACCCGGCTCGCCTGGCGTGGGGCCTGGCGCGGGCGGCGGAGGAACTCGGGGTCCGCATCGTCGAGAACACCCCGGTCCAGGGGATCCGCCGCTCGTCCGGTCGACCTGGCGATGCGCTCGCCCTGATCACCGGCGGTTCCGACGCGGGCTCCGGTGCTCGGACGGTGACCGCTCGCCGGGTCGCGCTGGGCACCAACGCCTTCACCCCGCTGCTGCGCCGGATCCGGCTGCATACCGTCCCGGTCTATGACTACGTGCTGGTCACCGAACCGCTGAGCAGCGAGCAGCTGGCCGCAATCGGCTGGCGCAACCGCCAGGGGATCGGCGACTCGGCCAACCAGTTCCACTACTACCGGCTCACCCGCGACAACCGCATCCTGTGGGGCGGTTACGACGCGGTCTACTACTTCGGCCGCCGCATCGCCGCCCGCTACGACGAGCGGCCGGCCACCTTCGCCCTGCTGGCCGAGCAGTTCTTCCAGACCTTCCCGCAGTTGGAGGGGCTCCGCTTCACCCATCGCTGGGGCGGGGCGATCGACACCTCCACCCGGTTCTGCGGCTTCTTCGGTACCGGCTACGGCGGCCGGCTCGCGTACGCCCTCGGCTACACCGGCCTCGGCGTCGGGGCCAGCCGATTCGGGGCCAACGTCATGCTCGACCTGCTGGACGACCGTCCCAGCGAGCGCCGCGAGCTCGAACTGGTTCGCACCAAGCCGCTGCCGTTTCCACCCGAGCCGTTGGCCTACGCCGGCATTCAGGCCACCCGTTGGTCGCTGGCCGCCGCCGACCGCCACGAGGGGCGCCGGAACCTGTGGCTGCGAGCCCTCGACCGTGCCGGACTCGGCTTCGATTCCTGA
- a CDS encoding LysR family transcriptional regulator: protein MNNSSVETRRLEYLLELRRLGSMVEVARALGTTTSTVSQQIAALAAEARTPLLEPDGRRVRLTPAGRRLADRAVTILAAVEAARMDLDPDGEPVGVLRVSGFATAIRRSLLPAMVRIARSHPAVQVVVAEHEPYESLALLSSDDIDLALVYDYDLAPVEQDDRFEFRPLWAAAWGLGVPHADAVTGTSLEVFRNFAGREWIGNSRNRADSDVVRLIGSMAGFDPRVTHRADGLELVEELIVAGLGVGLLPMARPVGPGVALIPLAEPAVTLRAYAAVRRGRQQWSPLALLLERLDA from the coding sequence ATGAACAATTCGAGCGTGGAAACCCGGCGGCTGGAGTACCTGCTCGAACTTCGGCGGCTCGGTTCGATGGTCGAAGTCGCCCGGGCGCTCGGCACGACCACATCGACGGTGTCCCAGCAGATCGCCGCACTGGCGGCCGAGGCCCGGACCCCGCTGCTCGAGCCGGACGGCCGGCGCGTGCGGCTGACCCCGGCCGGGCGCCGACTCGCCGATCGTGCGGTGACGATCCTGGCCGCGGTCGAGGCGGCCCGCATGGACCTCGATCCTGATGGTGAGCCGGTCGGCGTCCTGCGCGTGTCCGGCTTCGCGACCGCGATCCGCCGCTCGCTGCTGCCGGCGATGGTCCGGATCGCCCGCAGCCATCCCGCGGTCCAGGTCGTCGTCGCCGAGCATGAGCCCTACGAGTCGCTGGCGTTGCTGTCCTCCGACGACATCGATCTGGCCCTGGTCTACGACTATGACCTGGCTCCGGTCGAGCAGGACGACCGCTTCGAGTTCCGGCCGCTCTGGGCCGCCGCCTGGGGCTTGGGCGTTCCCCACGCCGACGCCGTGACCGGCACGTCTCTCGAGGTCTTCCGGAACTTCGCCGGCCGCGAATGGATCGGCAACTCCCGCAACCGAGCCGATTCCGATGTGGTCCGGCTGATCGGATCGATGGCCGGCTTCGACCCACGGGTGACGCACCGCGCCGACGGGCTGGAACTGGTCGAGGAACTGATCGTTGCCGGGCTCGGGGTCGGATTGCTGCCGATGGCCCGCCCGGTCGGGCCCGGAGTGGCGCTGATCCCGCTGGCGGAGCCGGCCGTCACGCTCCGCGCCTACGCCGCGGTACGGCGGGGTCGGCAGCAGTGGTCGCCCCTGGCGCTTCTGCTGGAGCGGCTCGACGCGTGA
- a CDS encoding thiolase family protein, translated as MPATSAYIYDAVRTPFGRFGGALADVRTDDLAAVPLRGLLDRSPDLDPAAVDEVVYGNANGAGEDNRNVGRMAVLLAGMPVTVPATTVNRLCGSSLDAAMIASRAVETGDAHVAIAGGVESMTRAPWVLPKPRRGFPAGDVTAVSTTLGWRLVNPAMPEPYVISNGLATERLAAEYGISRERQDAFALRSHQAADEAWRAGFYDGHLVAVPGVALARDEGIRADSSLDTLAGLKPAFATTGSVTAGNSSPLSDGASAVLIGSEAAAERIGRSPLARIAGRGTAANEPWRFGYAPVEAANGALQRAGLSWSDVGAVELNEAFAAQSLACLDAWPVDPAIVNQRGGAIAIGHPLGASGGRILATLIAVLRQSGQRYGVAAICIGVGQGLAVVVENVAP; from the coding sequence GTGCCCGCCACCTCCGCCTACATCTACGACGCCGTGCGTACGCCCTTCGGCCGCTTCGGCGGCGCGCTGGCCGACGTCCGCACCGATGATCTGGCGGCCGTCCCGCTGCGGGGCTTGCTCGACCGCTCGCCCGACCTCGACCCGGCCGCGGTGGACGAGGTGGTCTACGGCAACGCTAACGGCGCCGGCGAAGACAACCGCAACGTCGGACGGATGGCGGTCCTGCTCGCCGGAATGCCGGTGACGGTCCCCGCGACCACCGTCAACCGGTTGTGCGGGTCGAGTCTGGACGCCGCCATGATCGCCAGCCGCGCCGTCGAGACCGGCGATGCCCACGTCGCGATCGCCGGGGGCGTGGAATCGATGACCCGCGCCCCGTGGGTCCTGCCCAAGCCACGGCGGGGTTTCCCCGCGGGCGACGTGACCGCGGTGTCGACAACCCTGGGCTGGCGGCTGGTCAACCCGGCGATGCCGGAGCCGTACGTGATCTCCAACGGACTGGCCACCGAGCGGCTGGCCGCCGAGTACGGCATCAGCCGTGAACGCCAGGACGCCTTCGCCCTGCGGTCACATCAGGCCGCGGACGAGGCTTGGCGTGCCGGCTTCTACGACGGTCACCTCGTCGCCGTCCCCGGCGTGGCCCTGGCTCGTGATGAAGGCATCCGCGCCGATTCCTCGCTGGACACGCTGGCCGGGCTCAAGCCCGCCTTCGCCACGACCGGCTCGGTCACCGCCGGCAACTCCTCGCCGCTCAGCGACGGTGCCTCGGCCGTCCTGATCGGATCGGAGGCCGCCGCCGAGCGCATCGGCCGGAGCCCGCTCGCCCGGATCGCGGGACGGGGCACGGCGGCCAACGAGCCGTGGCGGTTCGGCTATGCCCCGGTCGAGGCGGCGAACGGCGCGCTGCAGCGGGCGGGGCTGAGCTGGTCCGACGTCGGCGCGGTCGAGCTGAACGAGGCGTTCGCCGCACAGAGCCTGGCCTGCCTCGACGCGTGGCCGGTCGATCCGGCCATCGTCAATCAGCGGGGTGGCGCCATCGCGATCGGGCACCCGCTCGGCGCTTCCGGCGGCCGGATTCTGGCGACGCTCATCGCCGTCCTCAGGCAGTCGGGTCAGCGCTACGGCGTCGCGGCCATCTGTATCGGCGTCGGGCAGGGCCTGGCCGTAGTCGTCGAAAACGTCGCGCCCTAA
- a CDS encoding EamA family transporter, protein MTSFGFTVAVKTYSTPRSSVRTGVLMSIGSMVCVQLGVAVSVDLFDRLGPEGAAALRLGWAALILLVLVRPRLSAFSRSTLAATVILGVITAAMTLLFMAAVDRLPIGTASALEFLGPLAVAVIRGRHGSRIWPACAAAGVLLLTEPWRGGSDPAGIAFALAAALCWAGYILLTQRVGDEVAGLQGLAVSIPVAAVVAGVVAAVPAVAAAAAGRQLVGHLDPGVALAGLGLAILLPVLPFSLELLALRRLTTAAFGTLMSLEPAIAVVVGLILLNQVPRPSALAGIVLVVIAGIGAERTGARPASIGGHDRSTEPGPAGEADGRDLAGASA, encoded by the coding sequence ATGACATCGTTCGGCTTCACTGTTGCGGTGAAGACGTACTCCACCCCGCGCTCCTCGGTCCGCACCGGCGTGCTGATGTCGATCGGTTCGATGGTGTGCGTCCAACTCGGTGTCGCCGTCTCGGTGGACCTCTTCGATCGGCTCGGACCCGAAGGAGCCGCCGCGCTCCGGCTGGGGTGGGCGGCGCTGATCCTGCTCGTCCTCGTCCGACCGCGACTGTCGGCATTCTCGCGATCGACGCTGGCCGCCACGGTGATCCTCGGCGTCATCACCGCGGCTATGACCCTGCTGTTCATGGCGGCGGTCGATCGGCTGCCGATCGGCACCGCCAGCGCGCTGGAGTTCCTCGGCCCCCTCGCGGTCGCCGTGATCCGCGGCCGGCACGGGTCCCGGATCTGGCCGGCATGCGCAGCCGCCGGAGTCCTGCTGCTCACCGAGCCGTGGCGCGGCGGATCGGACCCCGCCGGTATCGCGTTCGCCCTGGCCGCCGCGCTCTGCTGGGCCGGCTACATCCTGCTCACCCAACGAGTGGGGGACGAGGTGGCGGGCTTGCAGGGGCTGGCGGTCTCCATCCCGGTAGCTGCTGTGGTCGCCGGCGTTGTCGCCGCCGTCCCCGCCGTCGCCGCTGCGGCCGCAGGACGTCAACTCGTCGGCCACCTCGACCCGGGTGTGGCGCTGGCGGGCCTGGGCCTGGCCATCCTCCTGCCGGTACTCCCGTTCAGCCTGGAACTGCTCGCCCTTCGACGCCTGACCACGGCCGCCTTCGGGACCCTGATGAGCCTCGAGCCCGCCATCGCCGTCGTGGTGGGTCTGATCCTGCTGAACCAGGTGCCTCGACCCAGCGCGCTCGCCGGCATCGTGCTGGTCGTGATCGCCGGCATCGGAGCCGAGCGCACCGGCGCGCGTCCGGCTAGCATCGGCGGCCATGACCGCTCCACCGAGCCCGGCCCTGCCGGCGAAGCCGACGGTCGTGATCTCGCCGGAGCCTCGGCGTAA
- a CDS encoding ArsR/SmtB family transcription factor, whose protein sequence is MATVFEVTAADWPRFRFAHSPLWETVQAVMTLRSPRVRQHHLRWAETIDVAALLPRIPALAALTPSPGPVWVPDFLVPAPTGASGAATAPGIEEELAAVRAYPPPAVRADLMRSLRSRSTRQRRAVLQPLIENPPLAVGQLTDELRIAWRVLVEPFWPAIRKLVEDDIAFRSRAMARRGYGAMLADLHEDIRFAPDRITVHGNDAAVVELGGRGLLLMPSAFCWPLVLTVIDPPWPPSLAYPARGVGNLWATPEPALGALAAILGESRAQLLQDLAEPRSTTALALRHGLSPATTSVHVHRLRDAGLLSATRLGREVRYRRTELGTALITGAEGSLR, encoded by the coding sequence ATGGCGACCGTCTTCGAGGTCACCGCGGCGGACTGGCCACGATTCCGGTTCGCTCATTCGCCGCTGTGGGAAACGGTGCAGGCGGTCATGACGCTGCGCTCCCCCCGCGTCCGCCAGCACCATCTGCGGTGGGCCGAGACGATCGACGTCGCGGCGTTGCTACCCCGCATCCCGGCCCTCGCCGCGCTGACCCCGTCGCCCGGCCCGGTCTGGGTCCCGGACTTCCTGGTGCCCGCACCAACCGGGGCATCCGGTGCGGCCACCGCTCCCGGGATCGAGGAGGAACTGGCCGCGGTCCGCGCCTACCCGCCACCGGCCGTCCGGGCCGACCTCATGCGCAGCCTGCGCTCGCGATCGACCCGACAGCGGCGGGCCGTCCTGCAACCGTTGATCGAGAACCCGCCGCTGGCGGTGGGACAGTTGACCGACGAACTCCGCATCGCCTGGCGGGTTCTGGTCGAGCCGTTCTGGCCGGCGATCCGCAAACTGGTCGAGGACGACATCGCCTTTCGGTCGCGAGCGATGGCGCGGCGAGGCTACGGCGCGATGTTGGCCGACCTGCACGAAGACATCCGCTTCGCTCCGGATCGGATCACCGTGCACGGCAACGACGCCGCGGTCGTGGAACTCGGCGGCCGGGGACTGCTGTTGATGCCCAGCGCGTTCTGCTGGCCGTTGGTGCTCACCGTGATCGACCCGCCGTGGCCACCGAGCCTCGCCTATCCCGCTCGTGGCGTCGGAAACCTCTGGGCCACCCCGGAACCGGCCCTGGGCGCGCTGGCCGCGATCCTCGGCGAGAGTCGCGCGCAGCTGTTGCAGGACCTGGCCGAACCGCGGTCCACCACAGCCTTGGCGTTGCGGCACGGGCTGAGCCCGGCGACGACGTCGGTCCACGTGCACCGTCTGCGCGACGCCGGTCTGCTCAGTGCCACTCGCCTCGGACGGGAGGTCCGTTATCGAAGAACCGAGCTCGGCACCGCGCTGATCACCGGAGCCGAGGGGAGCCTCCGTTAG
- a CDS encoding SDR family oxidoreductase has protein sequence MTDLSDLDLQPAISAPTEPRIDPRELATCLDVLARLHTVPEDHPDHVAVRQATSRMFKAVKKHRRSERRAAVIAADQAVVAATATGSPQRIDDETNGIPLVSATVGATAGTLITPRPCYICKRDYQLVDAFYHQLCPDCAAFNHAKRGARTDLAGKRALLTGGRAKIGMYIALRLLRDGAHTTITTRFPNDAVRRFTAMEDSADWLHRLKIVGIDLRDPAQVVALADTVASRGPLDILINNAAQTVRRSPGAYAPLAAAEAAELPEGPLPEIETFDRTSEAHPAALVGSLAAHPTAHALTSLALRAGSAAADRIADQTAIDAGGLVPDLHHTNSWVQAVGEIDALELLEVQLCNSTAPFILINQLRPVLAASPATRTYVVNVSAMEGVFSRGYKGPGHPHTNMAKAALNMLTRTSAAELFTDGILMTSVDTGWITDERPHPTKMRLAADGFHAPLDLVDGAARVYDPIVRGEAGEDLYGVFLKDYAQSGW, from the coding sequence GTGACCGACCTCAGCGATCTCGACCTGCAGCCAGCGATCAGCGCACCGACGGAACCGCGGATCGACCCGCGGGAACTGGCTACCTGTCTGGACGTGCTGGCCCGCTTGCACACCGTGCCCGAGGACCATCCCGATCACGTCGCCGTCCGCCAGGCGACCTCGCGCATGTTCAAGGCGGTCAAGAAGCACCGGCGGTCCGAGCGGCGCGCTGCGGTCATCGCCGCCGACCAGGCCGTCGTCGCGGCTACCGCGACCGGCTCGCCGCAGCGGATCGACGACGAGACCAACGGAATCCCGCTGGTTTCCGCGACGGTCGGCGCGACGGCCGGCACCCTGATCACGCCGCGTCCGTGCTACATCTGCAAACGCGACTACCAGCTCGTCGACGCCTTCTACCACCAGCTGTGTCCGGACTGCGCCGCGTTCAACCACGCCAAGCGAGGCGCCCGGACGGACCTGGCCGGCAAACGAGCCCTGCTCACCGGCGGCCGCGCGAAGATCGGGATGTACATCGCCTTGCGGCTGCTGCGCGACGGGGCGCACACCACGATCACCACGCGCTTCCCCAACGACGCGGTGCGGCGGTTCACGGCGATGGAAGACAGCGCCGACTGGCTGCACCGGCTCAAGATCGTCGGCATCGACCTTCGCGATCCCGCCCAGGTCGTCGCCCTGGCCGATACGGTCGCCTCCAGGGGTCCCCTGGACATCCTGATCAACAACGCCGCCCAGACCGTCCGCCGCTCCCCGGGTGCCTACGCGCCCCTGGCCGCCGCCGAGGCCGCCGAGCTTCCCGAGGGGCCGCTGCCGGAGATCGAGACGTTCGACCGGACGTCGGAGGCGCACCCGGCCGCTCTCGTCGGCTCCCTGGCCGCCCATCCCACGGCCCACGCGCTGACCTCGCTCGCGCTTCGGGCCGGCTCGGCCGCCGCGGACCGGATCGCCGACCAGACCGCGATCGACGCCGGCGGCCTCGTTCCCGACCTGCACCACACGAACTCCTGGGTCCAGGCCGTCGGCGAGATCGACGCTCTCGAACTGCTCGAGGTGCAGCTGTGCAACTCGACGGCGCCGTTCATCCTGATCAACCAGCTCCGCCCGGTCCTGGCCGCGTCGCCGGCCACGCGCACCTATGTCGTCAACGTCTCGGCGATGGAGGGGGTCTTCTCCCGTGGCTACAAGGGCCCGGGGCACCCCCACACCAACATGGCCAAGGCCGCGCTGAACATGCTCACCCGGACGAGCGCAGCCGAGCTGTTCACCGACGGGATTCTGATGACCAGCGTCGATACCGGCTGGATCACCGACGAACGTCCACACCCAACCAAGATGCGGCTGGCCGCCGACGGTTTCCACGCGCCGCTGGACCTCGTCGACGGTGCCGCCCGGGTCTATGACCCGATCGTGCGGGGCGAGGCCGGCGAGGACCTCTACGGCGTCTTCCTCAAGGACTACGCGCAGTCCGGGTGGTAA
- a CDS encoding class I SAM-dependent methyltransferase produces MTDLEHLNELFAASEDPWHMRSGWHAQRKRDLLLASLPNSRYDYTFEPGCSAGELTPELARRSERVLAVDGFRESVTATRNRTAHLSNVVVEHRHVPSEWPREQKFDLIVLNEIGSMTNSSDWAALSDAVLGSLTSDATVLACHWRHHFPGRTLSTDTLHGLLDSILGLPRQTKVTDADFTIAVWTTRPRTTTERDGTF; encoded by the coding sequence ATGACTGATCTCGAGCATCTCAACGAACTGTTCGCGGCCAGCGAAGATCCCTGGCACATGCGCAGCGGGTGGCACGCCCAGCGCAAGCGCGACCTCCTGCTGGCCAGCCTGCCCAACAGTCGCTACGACTACACGTTCGAACCCGGCTGTTCCGCAGGCGAGCTGACCCCGGAACTGGCGCGCCGGAGCGAGCGTGTGCTGGCCGTCGACGGCTTCCGTGAGTCGGTCACCGCGACCCGGAACCGAACCGCCCACCTGTCCAACGTCGTGGTCGAACACCGGCACGTCCCGTCGGAATGGCCTCGCGAGCAGAAGTTCGACCTCATCGTGCTGAACGAGATCGGCTCGATGACCAACTCCTCGGACTGGGCCGCCCTGTCCGACGCCGTGCTGGGCAGCCTCACCTCCGACGCAACCGTCCTGGCCTGCCACTGGCGCCACCACTTTCCCGGCCGAACGCTGTCCACCGACACACTGCACGGCCTGCTCGACAGCATTCTCGGCTTACCCCGGCAGACGAAAGTCACCGACGCCGACTTCACTATCGCGGTCTGGACGACCCGGCCCAGGACCACGACCGAACGAGACGGAACCTTCTGA
- a CDS encoding hydroxyacid dehydrogenase, whose amino-acid sequence MTAPPSPALPAKPTVVISPEPRRNHEIFSPQVWAELTTAFDVVDLQGRPDELDQHLAQAFAIVGQPDLPASRLDSAPGLKAILNVEGNFYPNVDYPRCFERGIHVLGCGPVYAVPVAEFALGLALDLARGISRQDRAFRAGRESYVGADNADAITLTGARIGVIGFGNLGRALLPLLTPFRATVRAYDPWLPDGVLAQAGAIPTGLDEVLSTSDVVFVLATVTADSEHLIGARELALLADGARLVLVSRAAVVDFEALLEHVGAGRIQAAVDVWPDEPMPADYPGRGLEGLVLSPHRAGGIPSAFLEIGRLVVDDLTLIARGLPPVRMQAAARELVGRYRNRPVATPKD is encoded by the coding sequence ATGACCGCTCCACCGAGCCCGGCCCTGCCGGCGAAGCCGACGGTCGTGATCTCGCCGGAGCCTCGGCGTAATCACGAGATCTTCAGCCCGCAGGTGTGGGCCGAACTGACCACCGCCTTCGACGTCGTCGACCTGCAGGGGCGCCCGGACGAGCTGGATCAGCATCTCGCCCAGGCGTTCGCCATCGTCGGCCAACCGGACCTGCCGGCCTCGCGACTGGACAGCGCCCCCGGCCTGAAGGCGATCCTCAACGTGGAGGGCAACTTCTATCCCAACGTGGACTATCCACGCTGCTTCGAACGCGGCATCCACGTGCTGGGTTGCGGTCCGGTCTACGCGGTACCGGTGGCCGAATTCGCGCTGGGGCTCGCGCTGGACCTCGCGCGTGGCATCTCGCGGCAGGACCGGGCTTTCCGGGCCGGCCGGGAATCGTATGTGGGAGCTGACAACGCGGACGCGATCACGTTGACGGGGGCGCGGATCGGCGTGATCGGCTTCGGCAATCTGGGGCGCGCGCTACTCCCCCTGCTGACCCCGTTCCGGGCCACGGTGCGTGCCTACGATCCGTGGCTGCCCGACGGTGTCCTGGCCCAGGCCGGCGCGATTCCCACCGGATTGGACGAGGTGCTGAGCACGAGCGATGTGGTGTTCGTCCTCGCCACCGTCACCGCCGACAGCGAGCACCTGATCGGAGCACGCGAGCTGGCGCTGCTTGCCGACGGTGCCCGGCTCGTCCTGGTCAGCCGCGCGGCCGTGGTGGATTTCGAAGCGCTGCTGGAGCACGTCGGAGCCGGCCGGATCCAGGCCGCGGTCGACGTCTGGCCGGACGAGCCGATGCCGGCGGACTACCCCGGGCGCGGGCTGGAGGGTCTGGTGCTGTCACCGCACCGGGCCGGTGGTATCCCGTCGGCGTTCCTGGAGATCGGCCGGCTGGTCGTGGACGACCTGACCCTGATCGCCCGCGGGTTGCCGCCGGTGCGCATGCAGGCCGCCGCGCGCGAACTGGTCGGCCGGTACCGAAACCGGCCGGTGGCCACGCCCAAGGACTGA
- a CDS encoding GNAT family N-acetyltransferase — MTDGPGTESILVAENLAAHRFEISSDGRLAGFTRYSAVAPDLYEFFHTEIDPSVEGRGLGTQLISAAVDSVAARGISVLPTCPFVRAYLHKHPEKAGLVPLADRRRFGL, encoded by the coding sequence ATGACCGACGGCCCCGGCACGGAATCCATTCTGGTCGCGGAGAATCTCGCCGCCCACCGCTTCGAGATCTCATCCGACGGGCGATTGGCCGGGTTCACCCGCTACTCGGCCGTGGCACCGGACCTGTATGAGTTCTTCCATACCGAGATCGACCCGAGCGTCGAAGGCCGGGGTCTGGGCACTCAGCTGATCAGCGCTGCTGTGGACTCGGTTGCCGCCCGCGGCATCTCGGTGCTGCCGACCTGCCCGTTCGTTCGGGCGTACCTGCACAAGCACCCGGAGAAGGCCGGCCTCGTCCCGCTCGCGGACCGGCGGCGCTTCGGGCTGTGA